The proteins below come from a single Sorghum bicolor cultivar BTx623 chromosome 4, Sorghum_bicolor_NCBIv3, whole genome shotgun sequence genomic window:
- the LOC8064248 gene encoding uncharacterized protein LOC8064248, giving the protein MAGRRRLQGEPPPDYGLDGNEFSVEVHHGGFFCGSGKNRVYLDGKVDWFDHIKVQYWRFSGIDEIKLMLDYGFENVNVHWLLPEMDLATGLRIVDSDTETLIMKQVAYKVKNFVLYFDQYNSLDDNAWEDIVLNPVGALPKVLSPRKVAPQRDDDVGSEGSDSAGSTDGEFVDSDYEVDDGDDDLFYDNVDDGVLDEGAAKGIVLSKGKKRNAPFGKENMPTDKEWDELSSDEDELELPDSDEEGQVGRNMKTFRPEDMQNPIFKIGMKFASVELLRKAITEYSIKQRVKHSKMHIAATFFKNAYSCNIFPCSDKSSWEKVGGPEVQPPKYEKKVGRPRKARRRAAHEVQGANGPRLSKHGVTIHCRHCGEPGHNSATCAAKKAGLPAVKKTKGATTTTTTAEPEQQPIYEEEYSQEVSHPESHTLLSQMENPMVSQLLDEASQNLRQTPSSQPLLDSHYIISNLPPARHAPLTTATKAGRTKKVKKNTTGSSKKTVKAKKGKGQSGG; this is encoded by the exons ATGGCTGGTCGGCGGCGACTGCAAGGGGAACCACCACCTGATTATG GGCTCGATGGCAACGAGTTCTCTGTGGAAGTACATCATGGGGGATTTTTCTGTGGATCTGGAAAAAATCGGGTTTATCTAGATGGCAAGGTGGATTGGTTTGACCATATCAAAGTGCAGTACTGGCGTTTTTCTGGAATTGATGAGATCAAGTTGATGCTAGATTATGGATTTGAGAATGTCAATGTTCACTGGTTGTTGCCTGAGATGGATTTGGCTACTGGTTTGCGAATCGTAGACTCAGATACAGAAACACTCATCATGAAGCAAGTTGCGTATAAGGTTAAAAACTTTGTGTTGTACTTTGATCAGTACAATTCGCTTGATGACAATGCCTGGGAAGACATTGTGTTGAATCCAGTTGGTGCACTACCCAAAGTGTTAAGTCCTAGGAAGGTGGCACCTCAAAGAGATGATGATGTGGGCAGTGAAGGCAGTGACAGCGCTGGTAGTACAGATGGGGAATTTGTAGACAGTGACTATGAAGTTGATGATGGCGATGATGACCTATTTTATGACAATGTTGATGATGGGGTGCTTGATGAGGGTGCAGCCAAGGGCATTGTACTTAGCAAAGGGAAGAAGAGAAATGCACCATTTGGCAAAGAGAACATGCCAACAGATAAGGAATGGGATGAGTTGTCATCTGATGAGGATGAGTTGGAGTtaccagattctgatgaagagggTCAGGTTGGGAGGAATATGAAGACCTTCAGGCCAGAGGACATGCAGAACCCTATTTTCAAAATTGGAATGAAGTTTGCATCAGTAGAATTGCTCAGAAAGGCTATTACAGAGTATAGTATCAAACAAAGGGTGAAGCATTCAAAAATGCATATAGCTGCAACATTTTTCAAAAATGCATATAGCTGCAATATTTTTCCTTGTTCTGATAAGTCTTCTTGGGAAAAAGTTGGAGGTCCAGAAGTGCAGCCACCTAAATATGAGAAGAAGGTAGGAAGACCAAGAAAGGCAAGAAGGAGGGCAGCACATGAAGTTCAAGGTGCAAATGGTCCAAGGCTATCCAAACATGGAGTCACCATACACTGCAGACATTGTGGAGAACCTGGTCATAACTCAGCTACATGTGCAGCAAAGAAGGCAGGACTACCAGCTGTTAAGAAAACAAAAGGAGCAACTACAACTACAACTACAGCTGAGCCAGAGCAGCAACCAATTTATGAAGAAGAATATTCTCAGGAGGTGAGTCACCCTGAATCACATACCCTGCTGTCCCAAATGGAGAACCCCATGGTGTCACAACTACTAGATGAG GCTTCACAGAATCTGAGGCAAACTCCAAGCAGTCAACCCTTGCTAGACTCTCACTACATCATCTCCAATCTCCCACCAGCAAGGCATGCTCCACTTACAACAGCAACAAAGGCTGGAAGGACCAAGAAAGTGAAGAAGAACACTACTGGCTCTAGTAAGAAGACAGTGAAGGCCAAGAAAGGAAAGGGTCAATCTGGAGGGTAG